A stretch of Aureispira sp. CCB-E DNA encodes these proteins:
- a CDS encoding M1 family aminopeptidase, whose protein sequence is MQHYFVLFLLLLLAQHTSLAQQNCLNDPSCQHTKSMLWEAQRQWGNQYQGINTNKRCDSLDILHYTVILDMSDHVGEQITGSCTIRFKSKKRQVSALPLDLLQYQVDSVVMNRQQLEFDYNDTLLNVRFKEALNQGAENAVTVYYKGHPQKDRRWGGFYYKDEYAYNLGVGFASDPHNYGRVWHPCFDNFRERATYTFHITTAQNQRAHCNGYLQTENKLNGLTTRTWQQKEPIPTYLACIAVGDYVTLKQSHKGVNGLIPIELAANAADTNNLKQSFVNLKKAIETYEYWYGPHRWAKVGYSLVPFRSGAMEHASNIAYPINSANGTLKREHLMVHELGHSWWGNLVTCATAQDMWINEGMASYSEDLFWEYTYGWKRYIEDVKSNHYNVLKVAHQQENGYRPISGVPHEYTYGIHVYDKGASVVHNMRWYMGDEAFRKGLQYITKNYAFQNLTTAEFRDALTTSTDVDMNPFFDDWVFRGGFPHFEVEGFTTTKKGQGFDVEVAILQKLVGRKVYFKKVPLQVTFLDDHWNKFQTVVHVSDSLDRVTINVPFLPTSVLLNEEHRLNQARYDEELIFHQEDSMLASIQLKDLDIEDLVVQEHGDSTWLHLQHHPVPPSVQDVPKGYTISRNHYWTIEGILSNSFDATAVVKNHGKWDADLTKNGTDSMVLLYRPNSNTAWQIHPNFIKSNFFNKTIFTFSILKGDYAFANGAVPTQVYEAQKEAKFITFDCLKETAFWQIDLATTNKHKACVELYDQEGKVVYENCVTLSAKPKSFKIDTTSLKKGIYFLKVRNTKGKLLKAKRVVLE, encoded by the coding sequence ATGCAACACTACTTTGTCCTATTTCTTTTATTGTTACTAGCACAACATACTTCATTGGCACAGCAGAATTGTTTGAATGACCCTTCTTGTCAGCATACCAAATCAATGCTTTGGGAAGCTCAACGTCAGTGGGGAAATCAATACCAAGGAATTAATACAAATAAACGTTGTGATAGTCTTGATATCTTACATTATACGGTTATTTTGGATATGAGCGATCATGTAGGGGAGCAGATAACAGGAAGTTGTACTATACGTTTCAAATCTAAAAAAAGACAAGTAAGTGCTTTGCCACTAGATTTATTGCAATATCAAGTAGATTCTGTGGTTATGAATCGCCAGCAATTGGAATTTGATTACAACGATACTTTGCTGAATGTTCGTTTCAAAGAAGCTTTAAATCAAGGCGCAGAGAATGCTGTAACGGTTTATTACAAGGGACATCCACAAAAAGACAGACGTTGGGGAGGCTTTTACTACAAAGATGAGTATGCATACAACTTGGGAGTAGGGTTTGCTTCTGACCCGCACAACTACGGTCGTGTATGGCATCCTTGCTTTGATAATTTTAGAGAACGAGCGACCTATACATTTCATATTACTACTGCCCAAAATCAGCGTGCGCATTGCAATGGTTATCTACAGACTGAAAATAAATTGAATGGACTAACTACCAGAACTTGGCAACAAAAAGAGCCCATTCCTACTTATTTGGCTTGTATTGCTGTAGGAGATTATGTGACCCTTAAACAAAGTCATAAAGGGGTGAATGGTTTGATACCAATAGAATTAGCAGCCAATGCAGCAGACACAAACAATTTAAAACAATCGTTTGTTAATCTAAAGAAAGCAATAGAAACGTATGAATATTGGTATGGTCCGCATCGTTGGGCTAAAGTTGGATATTCTTTGGTGCCATTTCGTTCTGGAGCAATGGAGCATGCTAGTAATATCGCTTATCCTATCAATTCTGCTAACGGAACACTTAAAAGAGAGCACCTCATGGTGCATGAATTGGGGCATAGTTGGTGGGGGAATTTAGTAACTTGTGCTACAGCACAGGATATGTGGATTAACGAGGGAATGGCTTCTTACAGCGAAGATTTATTTTGGGAATATACCTATGGTTGGAAGCGGTATATAGAGGATGTAAAAAGCAATCATTATAATGTTCTAAAAGTAGCACATCAACAAGAAAATGGCTATCGTCCAATATCGGGGGTGCCACATGAATATACTTATGGAATTCATGTATATGACAAAGGGGCTTCTGTGGTGCACAACATGCGTTGGTATATGGGAGATGAAGCTTTTCGAAAGGGATTGCAATATATTACCAAAAATTATGCTTTCCAAAACTTGACAACAGCTGAGTTTAGAGATGCACTAACGACATCAACCGATGTGGATATGAATCCATTTTTTGATGATTGGGTGTTTAGAGGGGGCTTCCCTCACTTTGAAGTAGAAGGCTTTACAACAACTAAAAAGGGGCAAGGTTTTGATGTAGAAGTTGCTATTTTGCAAAAATTGGTGGGGCGTAAAGTTTATTTTAAAAAAGTACCTTTGCAAGTAACGTTCTTAGATGACCATTGGAATAAATTTCAAACAGTCGTACACGTTTCAGATAGTTTAGACAGAGTAACGATAAATGTTCCTTTTCTGCCAACATCTGTCTTGCTTAATGAGGAACATCGGCTTAACCAAGCACGATATGACGAAGAGTTGATCTTTCATCAAGAAGATTCTATGCTTGCAAGCATTCAACTCAAGGACTTAGATATTGAAGACTTGGTGGTGCAAGAGCACGGTGATTCGACTTGGTTGCATTTGCAACATCATCCAGTGCCTCCATCTGTCCAAGATGTACCAAAAGGGTATACCATCTCTAGAAACCATTATTGGACTATTGAGGGCATTTTGTCGAATAGTTTTGATGCGACAGCTGTTGTTAAAAATCATGGAAAATGGGATGCGGATTTGACAAAAAATGGCACTGATAGTATGGTCTTATTGTACCGCCCTAACTCCAATACAGCGTGGCAAATTCATCCTAATTTTATTAAAAGCAACTTTTTTAATAAGACTATTTTTACATTTAGTATTTTGAAGGGGGATTATGCTTTTGCTAATGGTGCTGTTCCAACGCAAGTATACGAAGCACAAAAAGAAGCTAAATTTATAACATTTGATTGCTTAAAAGAAACTGCGTTTTGGCAAATTGATTTGGCGACGACGAATAAGCACAAGGCTTGTGTAGAGTTGTATGATCAGGAAGGAAAAGTCGTGTATGAAAATTGTGTGACCTTGTCTGCTAAACCCAAATCGTTTAAAATAGATACAACTTCTTTAAAGAAAGGAATTTATTTCTTGAAGGTTCGAAATACAAAAGGCAAACTCTTAAAAGCAAAGCGAGTAGTTTTGGAATAA
- a CDS encoding ion channel, with amino-acid sequence MAKRHYFSKRDRGNPAPKDENEAFHDLGFSSYAVKNRKRFVNKDGSFNVIRNASFLKDFHIYQFLVSMSWTSFACTTLLFYFVINCLFAGLYLLNGVDYLSGAEGDHLTPFWTAFFFSVQTLTTVGYGSVSPIGFGANLIAAMGALTGLMSFALGTGLLFARFSKPTASIIFSENAIIGGYEEGKGLMFRLANRRRNMLTNLQIEVIAAWLSRDRNGKINRRYRPLDLERSELSMLPLSWTVVHPITEDSPLAECIKHGVENVDLEIIVVLEGYDDTFASTIRTHTSYKYNELIWNAKFDPAFYFNEEGDTVLEVDKLNSFTNN; translated from the coding sequence ATGGCAAAACGACATTATTTCTCAAAACGAGATAGAGGAAATCCAGCACCGAAAGATGAAAATGAAGCATTTCACGATTTGGGGTTCAGTAGTTATGCAGTCAAAAATCGGAAGCGATTTGTTAATAAAGATGGCAGTTTTAATGTGATTCGAAATGCTTCTTTTCTCAAAGATTTTCATATCTATCAATTTTTGGTATCTATGAGCTGGACAAGTTTTGCTTGTACTACGTTGTTGTTTTATTTTGTTATCAACTGTCTGTTTGCGGGTTTGTATTTGTTGAATGGAGTAGATTATTTATCAGGAGCAGAAGGAGACCACTTAACGCCTTTTTGGACAGCATTTTTTTTTAGTGTCCAAACGCTTACCACAGTAGGCTATGGAAGTGTTAGTCCTATAGGATTTGGGGCTAACTTGATTGCTGCAATGGGAGCGTTGACAGGCTTAATGTCTTTTGCATTGGGAACAGGTCTTTTGTTTGCTCGTTTCTCTAAACCAACGGCTAGTATTATATTCAGCGAAAACGCTATTATTGGGGGGTATGAAGAGGGCAAAGGTTTGATGTTTCGCTTGGCAAATCGTCGTAGAAATATGCTGACGAATTTACAAATAGAGGTTATTGCAGCTTGGTTGAGTCGGGACAGGAATGGCAAGATTAATAGGAGGTATCGCCCTTTGGATTTGGAGCGTTCTGAGCTGAGTATGTTGCCTTTAAGTTGGACGGTTGTTCATCCCATAACAGAAGATAGCCCTTTGGCAGAATGCATTAAGCATGGCGTAGAGAATGTAGATTTAGAGATTATAGTCGTTTTGGAGGGGTATGATGATACTTTTGCTAGCACCATTCGCACGCATACATCTTATAAGTACAATGAGCTAATTTGGAATGCTAAATTTGATCCTGCTTTTTATTTTAATGAGGAAGGGGATACGGTTTTGGAAGTGGATAAGTTGAATTCCTTCACTAATAACTAA
- the glpK gene encoding glycerol kinase GlpK: MILALDQGTTSSRAIIFDQNGNILATEQQEFKQIYPQSGWVEHDANEIWQTQLEVAQNVLKNNNLSAKDIKGIGITNQRETTVVWNKNTGKPIYNAIVWQDRRTANFCDELKEDGWTDYVYENTGLVLDAYFSGTKLNWILEQVDGARAAAEQGDLLFGTIDTWILWNLTQGAVHATDYSNASRTMLYNIKDLKWDQTMLDKLDIPSQLLPEVRPSSQIYGHTNPSLFGAEIPIGGMAGDQQAALFGQGCHHPGMAKNTYGTGCFMLMNTGEKMIHSKAGLLTTIAWGIDGKVEYALEGSVFIAGAAIQWLRDEMKILDSAPDSEYFTSKVCDNGGVYVVPAFAGLGAPYWDMYARGAIFGLTRGANKYHVIRATLESLAYQTRDVLEAMEKDSGIQLKTLRVDGGACANNFLMQFQADILNTPVERPEIIETTALGAAYLAGLAVGFWKKEEIKDRWQLNKAFEVEMKSDQRQHLYTNWQKAVERTKGWADE, translated from the coding sequence ATGATACTAGCGTTAGACCAAGGAACAACCAGCTCCAGAGCTATAATTTTTGACCAAAATGGAAACATACTAGCTACTGAACAACAAGAATTTAAACAAATTTATCCTCAATCGGGATGGGTAGAACATGATGCCAACGAAATTTGGCAGACTCAACTAGAGGTAGCACAAAATGTTCTTAAAAATAATAATTTATCTGCCAAAGACATCAAAGGTATTGGTATTACCAACCAACGAGAAACTACTGTTGTTTGGAATAAAAACACTGGGAAACCCATTTACAACGCTATTGTATGGCAAGATCGTCGTACTGCCAATTTTTGCGATGAACTAAAAGAGGATGGATGGACTGACTATGTTTATGAGAATACGGGGTTGGTATTGGATGCTTATTTTTCTGGCACCAAATTAAATTGGATTTTAGAACAAGTAGATGGCGCTAGAGCTGCTGCTGAACAAGGAGATTTGCTCTTTGGAACTATTGATACATGGATTCTTTGGAATCTTACACAAGGCGCTGTTCATGCAACTGATTACAGCAATGCCTCTAGAACCATGTTGTACAATATCAAAGATTTAAAGTGGGATCAAACGATGCTAGACAAACTGGATATCCCTTCTCAATTGCTTCCAGAAGTACGGCCATCAAGTCAAATATATGGTCACACTAATCCATCGCTTTTTGGAGCAGAAATTCCAATTGGAGGTATGGCGGGAGATCAACAAGCTGCGTTGTTTGGGCAAGGTTGTCACCATCCTGGCATGGCAAAAAACACCTATGGTACAGGCTGCTTTATGCTTATGAACACAGGAGAAAAAATGATCCACTCCAAAGCAGGTTTGCTCACAACAATCGCTTGGGGCATTGATGGCAAAGTGGAATATGCTTTAGAGGGTTCCGTATTTATTGCAGGGGCAGCGATTCAATGGTTAAGAGATGAGATGAAAATATTAGATTCTGCTCCTGACTCTGAATATTTTACTAGCAAAGTATGTGACAACGGCGGTGTCTACGTTGTTCCTGCTTTTGCAGGTTTAGGCGCTCCCTATTGGGATATGTATGCAAGAGGTGCTATATTTGGGTTGACAAGAGGTGCCAATAAGTACCACGTCATTAGAGCAACCTTAGAATCCTTAGCCTATCAAACCCGAGACGTGTTAGAAGCGATGGAAAAAGATTCTGGCATTCAACTCAAGACACTAAGAGTAGATGGAGGAGCTTGTGCCAACAACTTCTTAATGCAATTTCAAGCAGACATCTTAAACACTCCTGTTGAACGCCCTGAGATTATTGAAACAACTGCTTTGGGTGCTGCCTATCTTGCTGGTTTGGCTGTGGGTTTCTGGAAAAAAGAAGAAATCAAAGATAGATGGCAATTAAATAAAGCTTTTGAAGTTGAAATGAAATCAGATCAACGCCAACACCTTTATACCAATTGGCAAAAAGCCGTAGAACGAACCAAAGGTTGGGCCGATGAATAA
- the hemF gene encoding oxygen-dependent coproporphyrinogen oxidase: MPNKEEITNWFQGLQDSICQGLETLDGKGQFKQDLWERPEGGGGRTRVLSEGAVIEKGGVNFSAVEGNMPAQLLKVLKVDANTSEPITFYATGVSIVLHPRSPRTPIIHMNVRYFEMSDGTWWFGGGIDLTPHYVDEKLAGAFHQQLKTVCDAHDASYYPAFKQWADDYFFIKHREETRGIGGIFFDRLKATDEHTKADRWAFVQAVGAAFVDLYSHQVQATRNLSYGQNELDWQRLRRGRYVEFNLVWDRGTKFGLETNGRTESILMSLPPQADWAYSYEPTPNSPEAQTLNLLKKDINWVDKLLETAH; the protein is encoded by the coding sequence ATGCCAAATAAAGAAGAAATTACCAATTGGTTTCAAGGATTACAGGATAGCATTTGCCAAGGGTTAGAAACCTTAGATGGCAAGGGGCAATTTAAGCAAGATTTATGGGAACGCCCAGAAGGTGGTGGCGGAAGGACGCGTGTCTTGTCTGAAGGTGCTGTTATTGAAAAAGGAGGTGTTAATTTTTCGGCAGTAGAAGGTAATATGCCTGCCCAGTTGTTGAAAGTATTAAAAGTAGATGCCAATACTTCTGAGCCGATTACATTTTATGCAACAGGGGTATCAATCGTCTTACATCCTCGTTCTCCTCGTACTCCTATTATTCACATGAATGTGCGTTACTTTGAAATGAGTGATGGAACATGGTGGTTTGGAGGCGGTATTGATTTGACGCCACATTATGTCGATGAAAAATTAGCTGGAGCTTTTCATCAGCAATTAAAAACCGTTTGTGATGCGCATGACGCTAGTTATTATCCTGCTTTTAAGCAATGGGCAGACGACTATTTCTTTATCAAGCATCGAGAGGAGACGCGTGGTATTGGAGGAATCTTTTTTGATCGCCTCAAAGCTACGGATGAGCATACGAAAGCTGATCGTTGGGCATTTGTACAGGCTGTCGGAGCAGCCTTTGTAGATTTATATAGCCATCAAGTGCAGGCAACTAGAAATTTATCTTATGGTCAAAATGAATTAGATTGGCAACGATTGCGTAGAGGTCGTTACGTTGAGTTTAACTTGGTTTGGGATCGAGGAACCAAATTTGGTCTAGAAACAAATGGACGCACGGAATCTATTTTGATGAGCTTGCCTCCTCAAGCAGATTGGGCATACAGTTATGAACCTACTCCTAATTCCCCAGAAGCACAGACGTTAAATTTGCTTAAAAAAGATATAAACTGGGTTGATAAATTACTTGAAACGGCGCATTAA
- a CDS encoding DUF6155 family protein, with translation MKREFNKFLKTLSEKELIKELQALYSKFEPVRQYYQLELSQDTTVVVREYRQKIKKEYFPNRGYGAARSGVSRKIILDFKKISVHAKDVVELWLYRTEMMLEFSIAYGDMEEAFYNSLTSGFEQACKLIQSECLHQEFKTYCQELIAKSYNLGWGVSFDLDYYFENCFGERP, from the coding sequence ATGAAAAGAGAATTTAATAAATTTTTAAAAACCTTATCAGAGAAGGAATTAATAAAAGAGTTACAAGCACTTTATTCCAAGTTTGAACCTGTTAGGCAATATTATCAACTCGAATTGAGTCAAGATACAACCGTTGTGGTGCGTGAATATAGACAAAAAATAAAAAAAGAATATTTTCCAAATAGAGGATATGGTGCCGCAAGAAGTGGGGTGTCTCGAAAGATTATTTTGGATTTTAAAAAAATCTCTGTGCATGCCAAAGATGTGGTAGAGTTGTGGTTGTACCGAACAGAAATGATGTTAGAATTTTCAATAGCTTATGGAGATATGGAAGAAGCTTTTTATAACTCTCTAACGAGTGGTTTTGAACAGGCTTGTAAGCTCATCCAGTCTGAATGTTTGCACCAAGAATTCAAGACGTATTGTCAAGAATTAATTGCAAAATCTTATAATTTGGGGTGGGGAGTATCTTTTGATTTGGACTATTATTTTGAAAATTGTTTTGGAGAGCGTCCTTGA
- a CDS encoding DUF1573 domain-containing protein: MQQLIYKLLIISCFALLTSCGATQKLSKEKMEARIAALEDENAALKKDMEVMKSQVRVLINSLPKPGQDARPGGGGARPQNWNGGSTSQVDPNATTMEFEKTIHDFGTLKDGASVSYTFKFKNTGNKPLLISNAKGSCGCTVPKWPREAIAPGASGEIQVTFNSKGKKGKQHKSVTLTANTDPANTRLYIKADVGT; this comes from the coding sequence ATGCAACAACTAATTTATAAGCTATTAATTATAAGCTGTTTTGCTTTATTGACTAGCTGTGGAGCAACCCAAAAATTAAGCAAAGAAAAAATGGAAGCTCGTATTGCTGCTTTGGAAGACGAAAATGCTGCTTTGAAAAAAGATATGGAGGTGATGAAGTCGCAAGTGCGTGTATTAATCAATAGTTTGCCCAAGCCTGGGCAAGATGCCCGCCCTGGGGGAGGAGGTGCACGACCACAAAATTGGAATGGAGGAAGCACTAGTCAAGTCGACCCCAATGCAACTACGATGGAATTTGAAAAAACTATTCATGACTTTGGAACGTTAAAGGATGGCGCTTCTGTTTCTTATACCTTCAAATTTAAAAACACAGGGAACAAACCTTTGTTGATTAGCAATGCTAAAGGAAGTTGTGGATGTACCGTACCTAAATGGCCAAGAGAAGCAATTGCCCCTGGAGCTAGTGGTGAAATTCAAGTTACCTTCAACTCAAAAGGAAAAAAAGGCAAACAACATAAATCGGTTACATTGACAGCAAATACAGATCCTGCGAATACGCGTTTGTATATAAAAGCGGATGTAGGGACATAA
- a CDS encoding DUF2490 domain-containing protein produces the protein MINQKVYFIHSLFFLLVFSFSSHAQKSSKGKSSDVDIDVELWGNLSYNYKFNKSWELTVSTQARAKLTSPEFDQFLVEVETQYNPRFHKLVKPIKIGVGLRYIGALDDNNYENHLRLHADFLYRFKFKRLHLDYRLRGQFKDELKRKDDIYKNYWTKDLRNRIEVGYDFKKWKFDPEVFFELFFHDELGALNGFTKCRAGVKTNYKITSNHSLGVKYFMEIGMQYYGANYNHVVVLSYQYKTKSKKKKKKKVRFK, from the coding sequence ATGATTAATCAAAAAGTATATTTTATCCACTCTCTTTTTTTTCTTTTAGTTTTTTCATTTTCTAGTCATGCTCAAAAATCGTCCAAGGGAAAGTCATCGGATGTTGATATTGATGTTGAATTATGGGGGAACTTGTCGTACAACTATAAATTTAACAAGTCATGGGAGTTAACTGTAAGTACTCAGGCTAGAGCAAAGTTAACAAGTCCTGAATTTGATCAATTTTTAGTAGAAGTAGAAACGCAATATAATCCTAGGTTTCATAAGTTGGTAAAACCAATAAAAATTGGTGTAGGGCTTCGTTATATTGGAGCATTAGATGATAATAATTATGAAAATCATCTGAGATTGCATGCTGATTTTTTATATCGGTTTAAATTCAAACGATTGCATTTAGACTATCGATTACGAGGACAGTTTAAAGATGAACTAAAGAGAAAAGATGATATTTATAAAAACTACTGGACAAAAGACTTAAGAAATAGAATCGAAGTTGGTTATGATTTTAAGAAATGGAAATTCGATCCAGAAGTTTTTTTTGAATTATTTTTTCACGATGAATTGGGAGCTTTAAATGGATTTACCAAATGTCGGGCTGGTGTAAAAACTAATTATAAAATCACCTCTAACCATAGTTTAGGCGTTAAGTATTTTATGGAGATAGGTATGCAATACTATGGGGCAAATTATAACCATGTAGTGGTGTTATCTTACCAATATAAGACCAAATCAAAAAAGAAAAAGAAGAAAAAAGTACGCTTTAAGTAA